The proteins below are encoded in one region of Ascaphus truei isolate aAscTru1 chromosome 10, aAscTru1.hap1, whole genome shotgun sequence:
- the USP33 gene encoding ubiquitin carboxyl-terminal hydrolase 33 produces MSSLVCVCSHLQSVGEVTKEDLLHKSHGSCRDCRVRGPNLWACLQNGCSYVGCGESHVDHSTIHSQNTKHCLTVNLTTLRVWCYTCSKEVFLDRKLCPPCPAAKSQDGSTQDSKMTSNLTLKVPSAVVFEHLDIELEDDELKTRGLTGLKNIGNTCYMNAALQALSNCPPLAHFFLDCGGLARTDKKPALCKSFQKLMTEIWHKNRPGSVMPTNLFQGIKSVNPTFRGYSQQDAQEFLRCLMDILHEELKEQVIEMEEDMQPLVFEENVEEDRSQSDNDFQSCESCSSSDNAENESRKFAEELTESTMLIQEDQKDWGHPKVWQKENKFSNNINQSHCLQDVEKNIENTAEETEFLNQGMVKVQIQSRIADYATEVNMNDLSASHVPLLNDNLNTHLSSSPPKSGAVSASYKKAAPVCPPKKKKQKKYRSVISDIFDGTIVSSVQCLTCDRVSVTLETFQDLSLPIPGKEDLAKLHSSSHQTSLVKAGSCGEAYAPQGWISFFMEYFKSWFWGPTVTLQDCLAAFFARDELKGDNMYSCEKCKKLRNGVKFCKVQKFPEILCIHLKRFRHELMFSTKIGTHVSFPLEGLDLQPFLAKDSPGQIITYDLLSAICHHGTASSGHYIAFCRNNLNNLWYEFDDQSVTEVTEATVQNAEAYVLFYRKSSEDAQKERGRVSSLLNMESSLLHFYISHQWLNKFKTFAEPGPISNNDFLCGHGGVPPRKAGLIEDLVVMLPQNIWDYLYSRFGGGPAVNHLCVCHTCQAELEKIEKKRKIELETFIRLNKAFQEEDSPAVIYCISMQWFREWEGFVKGKDSDPPGAIDNTKIGVNKCGHITLKQGADSGQISEETWHFLQSVYGGGPEITLRQNVALIGSEGGPSEEKIDVETRNV; encoded by the exons ATGTCCTCCCTGGTATGTGTTTGCTCCCATTTACAATCGGTGGGAGAAGTAACCAAAGAAGATCTCCTTCACAAATCACAC GGCAGCTGCCGGGACTGCAGGGTCAGAGGCCCTAATCTTTGGGCGTGCCTACAG AATGGCTGTTCTTATGTTGGCTGTGGGGAATCTCATGTGGATCACAGCACCATTCATTCTCAG AACACCAAACATTGTCTCACGGTGAATCTCACCACTCTTCGCGTCTGGTGCTACACGTGTAGTAAAGAAGTCTTTCTGGACCGGAAGCTGTGTCCCCCGTGTCCAGCGGCAAAGTCTCAGGACGGAAGTACCCAG GACTCAAAAATGACTTCAAACCTTACATTGAAAGTCCCGTCCGCAGTTGTGTTTGAGCATCTGGACATTGAGCTGGAAGATGATGAACTGAAGACGAGAG GTCTCACTGGGTTAAAAAACATTGGCAATACTTGTTATATGAATGCAGCTTTACAAGCTCTGTCCAACTG CCCTCCTCTTGCACACTTCTTTCTTGACTGCGGGGGCCTGGCCCGTACAGACAAGAAGCCGGCACTGTGTAAAAGTTTCCAGAAACTGATGACAGAAATTTGGCATAAGAACAG GCCTGGCTCTGTGATGCCTACTAATTTGTTCCAAGGAATAAAGTCTGTAAATCCCACTTTTCGGGGCTATTCCCAGCAG GATGCTCAAGAATTCCTGCGTTGTTTGATGGATATTTTACACGAAGAACTTAAGGAGCAAGTTATAGAAATGGAAGAGGACATGCAACCTCTTGTCTTCGAAGAGAATGTGGAGGAGGACAGGAGCCAGTCGGATAATGATTTCCAGTCCTGTGAATCGTGTTCCAGCAGTGACAATGCTGAAAATGAAAGTCGGAAGTTCGCCGAGGAACTTACAGAGTCTACAATGTTAATCCAGGAGGATCAGAAAGATTGGGGACATCCCAAAGTCTGGCAGAAAGAAAACAAATTCTCTAACAACATTAACCAAAGCCATTGTCTGCAGGATGTAGAGAAGAACATCGAAAACACAGCAGAAGAGACTGAATTTCTCAATCAAGGAATGGTGAAAGTGCAAATACAGAGCAGAATAGCAG ACTATGCCACGGAAGTGAATATGAACGACCTGTCGGCTTCGCATGTCCCCTTATTAAATGATAACCTGAATACACACCTTTCAAGTAGCCCACCAAAGTCCGGAGCCGTGTCGGCGAGCTACAAAAAAG CTGCACCCGTGTGTCCTCCAAAAAAGAAAAAGCAGAAGAAGTATCGGAGTGTCATCTCGGACATTTTTGATGGCACTATTGTAAGCTCCGTGCAGTGCCTGACATGTGACAGG gTGTCTGTAACACTGGAAACATTTCAGGATTTGTCGCTGCCCATCCCAGGCAAGGAAGACCTTGCAAAGCTACACTCTTCAAGCCACCAGACTTCCTTGGTCAAGGCGGGGTCATGTGGAGAAGCGTATGCACCGCAGGGATGGATATCCTTTTTTATGGAGTATTTTAAAAG CTGGTTTTGGGGTCCTACGGTTACCTTGCAGGATTGCCTCGCTGCCTTTTTTGCCAGGGACGAACTTAAAG GGGATAATATGTACAGCTGTGAAAAGTGCAAAAA gTTAAGGAACGGCGTCAAGTTCTGTAAAGTGCAGAAATTTCCCGAG ATACTGTGTATCCACCTGAAGCGGTTTAGACACGAACTCATGTTCTCCACCAAAATCGGCACTCACGTCTCTTTTCCTCTGGAGGGCTTGGATCTCCAGCCATTCCTTGCTAAAGACAGCCCTGGGCAGATTATAACCTATGATCTGTTGTCTGCTATCTGCCACCATGGAACCGCCAGCA GTGGTCATTACATCGCCTTTTGCCGCAACAACCTGAATAATCTTTGGTATGAATTTGATGACCAAAGTGTCACTGAGGTGACAGAAGCCACTGTGCAGAATGCAGAGGCGTACGTGCTTTTCTATAG GAAGAGCAGTGAAGATGCGCAGAAAGAGCGGGGGAGAGTATCGAGTCTACTGAACATGGAGTCCAGTCTCCTGCATTTCTATATTTCTCACCAATGGCTGAATAAATTTAAGACTTTTGCAGAGCCGGGACCGATTTCAAATAATGATTTTCTTTGTGGGCATGGTG GTGTTCCCCCGCGTAAGGCAGGCCTTATAGAAGACCTTGTTGTGATGCTTCCTCAGAACATATGGGATTATTTATATAGCAG ATTTGGAGGTGGACCAGCCGTCAACCATCTCTGTGTTTGTCACACTTGCCAAGCAGAGCTGGAGAAAATTGAAAAGAAAAGGAAAATTGAGCTAGAAACTTTCATTCGG CTAAACAAAGCTTTCCAGGAAGAAGATTCCCCAGCTGTCATCTACTGCATAAGCATGCAGTGGTTCAGGGAGTGGGAGGGTTTTGTCAAGGGCAAAGATAGTG ATCCCCCTGGCGCCATTGACAATACTAAAATAGGTGTCAATAAATGTGGTCACATAACTCTCAAGCAAG GAGCAGATTCTGGACAGATCTCCGAAGAAACTTGGCATTTCCTGCAGTCCGTCTATGGTGGAGGCCCCGAGATCACCTTGAGACAAAACGTTGCACTAATCGGATCAGAAGGGGGCCCGTCAGAAGAGAAGATCGACGTCGAAACCCGGAATGTATAA